One Elusimicrobiota bacterium DNA window includes the following coding sequences:
- a CDS encoding ATP-binding protein: MNMFSLLSFFAFIVYLYLGIHALRLDPKAKLNRIFMLLCLSFAVWAFGNVFMFPAPNKEACWLWFRISSFGFCTFAGIVLHFALILTKKGILLKNWWIYSILYLPGIVFLCRSLTGVLLAKDFIQQSYGWHSLLPTESLWFHDFNIYYSSYVITSAILTWQWGRKTKIVREKKQSKIIVIFTIISLILGSLINVVLPGLKIYVLPEIAPVMVLIWAFGIWYAITKYKLMVLTPAVAADDILGTAVDPIILISPDAKILTVNQATLNLLGYKENELIGKPAGILFAEEELLFKGTKWEKLLKEEAVRDYDMIYQTKVGEKIPVSFSGSVMRDKDDELIGIVGIAHDMRETLELQRKEQEFAAAAAAAKAEAEKAAIAKVAGVLAHEMNTPLMGILGFARVIEKSNILEDLTLKENLTTIQELAYRCSGIIKRMISLYKGETKPEIVQLTTQELIPIVDNALSIFVGEFALNNIEVIKTYQPDNSIIRIDKTRISAVFENLISNSIKAIAEVGGDTLGGKLFVSIYPQLHPYGKRVTDLIKEGGKTVVIEFKDTGIGIEKDNLGKILSLFFSLSKSVVSGTGLGLSVCESIVESFGGEILVESEGLNKGATFKVVLPVT; the protein is encoded by the coding sequence ATGAACATGTTTTCACTACTATCATTTTTTGCTTTTATTGTATATTTATATCTTGGGATTCATGCTTTAAGATTAGACCCAAAAGCAAAATTAAATAGGATATTTATGCTTTTGTGTTTAAGTTTTGCTGTCTGGGCTTTTGGTAATGTTTTCATGTTTCCTGCACCAAATAAAGAAGCATGCTGGTTATGGTTTAGAATTTCTTCATTTGGTTTCTGCACTTTCGCTGGAATAGTACTACATTTTGCACTGATATTGACCAAAAAAGGAATTCTATTAAAAAACTGGTGGATTTATTCTATTCTTTATCTCCCAGGAATTGTATTCCTTTGTAGGTCTTTAACTGGAGTTTTGCTTGCTAAAGATTTTATTCAACAAAGTTACGGCTGGCATTCCCTACTCCCAACTGAGTCTTTGTGGTTCCATGATTTTAATATCTATTATTCAAGTTATGTGATTACCTCTGCTATACTTACCTGGCAATGGGGTAGAAAAACAAAAATTGTTAGAGAGAAAAAGCAATCAAAAATTATTGTAATATTTACTATTATATCACTTATATTAGGTTCTTTGATTAATGTAGTTCTACCAGGTTTGAAAATCTATGTTTTGCCAGAAATAGCACCGGTTATGGTACTAATCTGGGCATTTGGAATCTGGTATGCTATAACAAAATATAAACTTATGGTTTTGACACCAGCAGTTGCTGCAGATGATATTTTAGGCACAGCAGTTGACCCGATAATTTTAATCAGTCCGGATGCAAAAATATTAACTGTGAATCAGGCAACATTAAATCTGCTTGGATATAAAGAAAACGAACTTATTGGTAAGCCAGCAGGAATACTTTTTGCAGAAGAAGAACTTTTATTCAAAGGAACTAAATGGGAAAAGTTATTAAAAGAAGAAGCAGTGCGGGATTATGATATGATCTATCAGACAAAAGTAGGTGAAAAGATTCCGGTAAGTTTTTCTGGTTCCGTAATGAGAGATAAAGATGATGAACTTATTGGTATTGTAGGTATCGCTCATGATATGAGAGAGACACTTGAACTACAACGAAAGGAACAAGAATTTGCTGCTGCTGCAGCAGCAGCAAAAGCAGAAGCAGAAAAAGCAGCAATAGCAAAAGTTGCTGGTGTTCTTGCACACGAAATGAACACACCACTTATGGGAATACTTGGCTTCGCAAGAGTAATAGAAAAAAGTAATATTTTAGAAGATCTGACATTAAAAGAAAATCTTACTACTATTCAGGAATTGGCATACAGATGTAGTGGGATTATAAAGAGAATGATTTCTCTTTACAAGGGAGAAACAAAACCTGAGATAGTACAACTAACCACGCAAGAACTGATACCTATTGTAGATAATGCGCTATCAATATTCGTTGGTGAGTTTGCGTTGAATAATATAGAAGTAATAAAAACCTATCAACCTGATAATTCTATTATTAGGATAGATAAGACCAGAATATCAGCTGTTTTTGAGAACCTTATATCAAATAGCATAAAGGCAATAGCGGAGGTTGGTGGTGATACGCTGGGTGGGAAGCTTTTTGTTAGTATATATCCCCAATTACACCCTTATGGTAAAAGAGTAACTGATTTAATAAAAGAAGGCGGTAAAACAGTTGTTATTGAATTTAAAGATACAGGAATTGGCATAGAAAAAGATAATTTAGGTAAAATTTTGTCGCTGTTTTTTTCATTATCAAAATCAGTTGTCAGCGGAACCGGGCTCGGGTTGTCAGTATGTGAAAGTATTGTAGAATCATTCGGTGGTGAAATACTTGTTGAAAGCGAAGGACTGAACAAAGGCGCAACATTCAAAGTTGTTTTACCAGTAACGTAA
- a CDS encoding response regulator: MEIKKLLIVDDDRIICGLFKSLLEPDGYEVTTTLSGKEAIEKAKVQKFDIVFIDVVMPEMDGVQTLKELLKITPSTVFVMMTGFAVDEKIQEALSLGAFDFIYKPFADKEVKVVFDKIAKKEKLKKL; encoded by the coding sequence ATGGAGATAAAAAAACTGTTAATTGTAGACGATGACAGAATAATCTGCGGGCTTTTTAAATCTCTACTTGAACCGGACGGCTACGAAGTTACAACCACATTAAGTGGTAAGGAAGCAATAGAAAAAGCAAAAGTTCAAAAGTTTGATATTGTATTTATTGATGTTGTTATGCCTGAGATGGATGGTGTTCAGACACTAAAAGAATTACTAAAAATCACACCTTCAACGGTGTTTGTTATGATGACTGGTTTTGCAGTTGATGAAAAAATTCAAGAAGCGCTTTCATTAGGTGCGTTTGATTTTATCTATAAACCATTTGCAGATAAAGAAGTAAAAGTTGTATTTGATAAAATTGCAAAAAAGGAAAAATTGAAAAAGTTATAA